Proteins from a single region of Enoplosus armatus isolate fEnoArm2 chromosome 6, fEnoArm2.hap1, whole genome shotgun sequence:
- the rbm28 gene encoding RNA-binding protein 28: MPAQTIYVGSLPAAASNERLEEIFSEIGPVKQCFVVREKGAEKCRGFGYVTYSMEEDAQRALKDIKEYDGQRLSLSVARKKMKDKRKTAPKEPAAAPKENEQKSKGFRKNTLKARLIIRNLSFKCSEDDLKQVCAKFGTVLEAKIPLKPDGKMRGFAFVLFKNVSEAARALNALNLKEIKGRQVAVDWAVPKDKYIAIQPSSSAGNKKTEEATAKLSDTKSDTEDEEEEETQAAPEKKKVTAKPPVSQVEESQSDDEDDSEEQDSEEEDDDDDDDDDDQDDDDVSQEGEDDDEKSSLDSNDDQDESEDDEGDEDEDDEEESAKKKKKKEKKLLPSDVKEGRTIFIRNLSFDTEEEGLEEILLQYGELNYIKIVLHPDTDHSKGCAFAQFKTKEAADRCIAAAQDEAENGGIRVDGRKLFIVAAVSKEDAAKLKVNKVKVETGTRNLYLAREGLIRTGTKAAEGVPEADMIKRTRFEEIKRAKLRDIKVFVSKTRLCVHNLPKSVDNKKLKALCLQAVKGSKGVRITECRVMYDKKPQKGQAMGQSLGYGFVQFQDHEHALSTLRYLNNNPDIFGSHKRPIVEFSLEDSRKLKIKEVRQQKNKEFFQNRAFKGGATPQSQTAGDGKGPRKGGNIAQSSSEQRGKGRAPPQRQKQDGQYFGFQTNPEVEHIDLENGKKRRKVLPFPSHRGPKIRMRDKGKQQAPPPNKAKPGFNRKDRQRRKMEKPTQPRNQKVKTANKHFKRRDGDRFDSLVEQYKKKLMGNSDKNTNIKRNKWFDT; this comes from the exons ATGGAGGAAGATGCACAACGAGCCTTGAAAGACATAAAAGAATACGACGGACAGAGGCTTTCTCTGTCAGTGGcgaggaagaaaatgaaagacaaaaggaaaacag CACCTAAAGAGCCAGCTGCAGCACCAAAGGAAAATGAGCAGAAGTCCAAAGGCTTcaggaaaaacactttgaaagcTAGACTCATCATAAGGAACCTTAGTTTTAAG TGCTCCGAAGATGATCTGAAGCAAGTTTGTGCCAAGTTTGGAACAGTTCTTGAGGCCAAGATCCCCCTCAAACCTG ATGGGAAGATGCGAGGATTTGcgtttgtcctttttaaaaatgtgtctgagGCAGCAAGAGCGCTTAATGCCTTGAACCTGAAGGAGATAAAAG GTCGGCAGGTAGCAGTTGACTGGGCCGTGCCTAAGGACAAGTATATTGCCATACAGCCTTCTTCAAGTGCAG GAAAtaagaagacagaggaggcaaCTGCAAAACTGTCAGACACAAAGAGTGACAccgaagacgaggaggaggaagagacacaAGCAGCACCTGAGAAGAAAAA AGTCACTGCGAAACCACCTGTATCGCAGGTGGAGGAATCCCAatcagatgatgaagatgatagtGAAGAACaagacagtgaggaggaagatgatgatgatgatgatgatgatgatgatcaagatgatgatgatgtgtcccaggagggagaagatgatgatgagaagAGTAGCCTTGATTCAAATGATGATCAAGATGAGAGtgaggatgatgaaggagatgaggatgaggatgacgaAGAGGAATCGG ctaaaaagaagaaaaagaaagaaaagaaacttcTCCCTTCAGATGTGAAAGAGGGCAGAACCATTTTCATCAG AAACCTGTCGTTTGACACGGAGGAAGAGGGTCTTGAGGAAATTCTCCTACAGTACGGAGAGCTTAACTACATAAAGATTGTTCTCCACCCTGACACAGACCATTCAAAAG GTTGTGCGTTTGCTCAGTTTAAGACTAAAGAGGCTGCAGACAGATGCATAGCTGCAGCGCAGGATGAGGCAGAG AACGGTGGCATCCGTGTAGATGGCAGAAAGCTTTTCATCGTGGCAGCAGTGAGCAAAGAGGATGCTGCCAAGCTGAAGGTGAACAAGGTGAAAGTAGAAACGGGCACAAGGAACCTGTACCTGGCCAGAGAGGGAT TGATCCGCACTGGTACCAAGGCTGCAGAGGGTGTGCCTGAAGCAGACATGATCAAAAGAACCAga TTTGAAGAAATAAAGAGGGCCAAGCTTCGGGACATAAAAGTATTTGTGTCGAAGACGCGTCTGTGTGTCCATAACCTGCCCAAGTCAGTGGATAATAAAAAACTCAAAGCACTCTGCCTCCAAGCAGTAAAAGGCAGCAAGGGAGTCCGCATCACAGAG TGTCGAGTGATGTATGACAAGAAACCACAGAAGGGTCAGGCGATGGGACAATCGTTAGGTTATGGCTTTGTCCAGTTCCAGGACCATGAACATGCTCTCAGCACACTTCGTTACCTTAACAACAACCCTGACATCTTTGGGTCACACAAG AGACCCATTGTTGAGTTCTCCTTGGAGGATTCAAGGaaactcaaaataaaagaagtgcggcaacaaaaaaacaag GAGTTTTTCCAAAATCGGGCATTTAAAGGAGGAGCGACACCTCAGTCTCAGACAGCCGGAGACGGAAAAGGACCCAGGAAAGGTGGAAATATAGCACAGTCCTcatcagagcagagaggcaaGGGGAGAg CTCCTCCTCAACGCCAGAAGCAAGACGGACAATATTTCGGCTTCCAGACCAACCCTGAGGTCGAGCACATAGATTTGGAGAACGGAAAGAAACGGAGGAAGGTTCTACCTTTTCCTTCCCATCGGGGACCTAAGATCAG AATGCGTGACAAAGGAAAGCAACAGGCCCCACCACCCAATAAAGCAAAGCCTGGATTCAACAGGAAAGACCGTCAAAGACGAAAGATGGAAAAGCCCACACAGCCCAGAAACCAG aaaGTTAAAACGGCAAATAAGCATTTCAAGAGAAGGGATGGAGACCGCTTTGACAGCCTGGTGGAGCAATACAAGAAGAAACTGATGGGTAACAGTGACAAGAACACAAACATCAAAAGAAACAAGTGGTTTGATActtaa
- the lepa gene encoding leptin a: MDYTLAILFSLLQVLSVGTAAPVPVEVVKMKSKVKWMAEQLVVRLDKDFQVPTGLTLSPPADDLDGPSSIVSILEGYNSLISDTLNGVSQVKFDISSLTGYLDLWRQGHCSEQRPKPSLPGPLQELQSRKEFIHTVSIEALMRVKEFLNLLLKNLDHLETC, encoded by the exons ATGGACTACACTCTGGCCATCCTGTTTTCGCTGCTGCAAGTTTTAAGTGTGGGCACAGCTGCTCCTGTGCCAGTGGAGGTAGtgaagatgaaatcaaaagTGAAGTGGATGGCTGAACAGCTGGTGGTTAGGCTGGACAAAGACTTCCAG GTCCCCACCGGCCTGACCCTCAGTCCACCTGCTGATGATCTGGATGGACCTTCCTCCATAGTGTCGATCTTGGAGGGTTATAACAGCCTGATCTCTGACACCCTTAACGGGGTCTCCCAGGTCAAGTTTGACATCTCTTCGCTGACGGGTTACCTCGATCTGTGGAGGCAGGGGCACTGCAGCGAACAGCGGCCGAAGCCTTCGCTGCCGGGCCCGCTACAGGAGCTACAGAGTCGAAAGGAGTTCATTCACACCGTGAGCATCGAGGCTCTCATGAGAGTGAAGGAGTTCCtcaacctgctgctgaaaaatCTGGATCATCTTGAGACTTGCTGA